The genome window AAGCAGCAATAAGCAGTGGCGTTCAAAAAAGAAGTTCGACTTATAGAATAGCCTCTCTAGTCTagcctctttcttgtcgtagccgccgggggcttccatcggttttcaccggtggaaagccccgaatcacttgattgttttgtttttcttcctattttttgaataatacttcttcccgggaaattttgatctaaaaccatcggagatttcgctgtctctcttccaagcgggtgAGTTTTAGcccgatttctcttgtttttgtggttctgctCCGGATCTGTTCTCGGgagaattcttagatctaaaaccatcggagattttgttgtctttcttctctgtttcaagcgggtggattttcagtccgATTTCTTTTGTTTCTGTGGTTTTGCTTcagatctaaggttgttttctctccctggtgagagttttgtttttcgcttcttaattgtaagcggggttttgatttggtgatgagagtttgtatggaatcgccgttttggtcgatagctcaaacgatagctctgtgcatgatgaagagggtaccagtaattcaacgaggatgcatgaagcgggtacttgtatttgtatatacattttcttcaaaatatcgtttaactgtctctttacgagaacaggcgattgcaaatcactgtttgttcgactcgatcattggtgtagatgtcgtatggctttttattattagattaacacctttgtttcaaaaaaaaagaatagcAATTTTTTTGCGCCACGTAATGGGTGTAGACCTTCGAAAAAGCGTAAGCAACCAGTTCCAAGTGACATGACTCTTCACTATTCCTTTCCAAGATGGACACATCTCCACGTGCGGTTGACCGTTGCGGTTGGATTTTTGCGGTTTCAGAGAAAATGAATCCGCAACCAAACCGCAAATTAGTGGTTATTAAAAATTCCATCCACGACCGCCCACATTTTGCGATTATCCATAATACGCGGATCGGTTGTGGGTGGTTTTTGCGGTTAATGCGGTTGAGCGGATTGAATGTACAGTCCTAACTTATAAGTGTATCTGCTTGAATGCATTTGTTAATAAGACTTTCTTTGGACTAAGAGCAGTCCAAagcagagagaaagagagtatgtatgagaatttattataatatatgggATAAAGTAAGGGAGAGAGGTGCCTTATAAATAAGGCTTCAAGAGGTTATCCTAATGAGATAAGATATCACGagaacattgttggatcaacatttttcatcaatTGCCCTAAATTATGACTTCTACATGTTATAATGTATCTCTTGAACTCACTCCAAGTGttctaaattatattgacataTATAATTCTCTGGGggttggaaaaaaaaatatatactgtTTTTTCGAGTTTGGGGGCTCTAGTATTCTCCagccccctctggttccgccactcaTCACTGTTTGCAATTCATTTAAATCTTATCATTTTAGGAAAAAAAGCCCCGTAATTCTTGCTCAATGCTCACTacctaaatataaattttttgttatgaTTCATAATTGATGCTGCCATTATACAGGGCAGAGTCCGAGACCCGGAGACAGTTTAACTTTCTTATTTGCCCCCAACCATTTCGAAGAAAGACAAACTACTGTACAAAGTTAAAgtagttaaaatattaaattataatttctgGAAAATATTTGATAAACAAATGTTAAAATTGCTCATATTCATTATATGTTTTACATGCATATCTAGCAATACCAGTGTGTAAAAAATCGACCGACAAATTCCGGGTAGCTGGAACTTGGAAGATGGCAAACCTTGAGATTAGAACAGTGCCATAAGTGCGCACAGGTCAGGTTGGACATGAAAGTGACCCCAGATCGTTATGGTCGATCCCCGTGGATCCCAAAACTTTATTGTTTGCGGGGCTTAGCAAAATTAGAttgtaactagttgagaagccgcgcgttgcggcggcctatataaaaattatattaataattcaatattaatatttgtagaataaaataattttgttgttgtctattaaaagtatattaatatattaatgtttcaaaattaatatttgtaggattcaataaatttttattataaaaatcttgatttaataccaatactaatatataaaattgccaatttggactataattcatgattaaaaaaaataaaataaatttatacacgtaattaataatttatagcaTGACGAATCTAAAttttatctgttttttttttaaaagtgatCACGTTCTTCCATTGTCACCTTccaccaatttttttggatcgaTTGTGCACAAacacatctaacttaaatatgtaagataacggtctataactaccacccttacttgtaacaacctttattttttaatactgtataaacaaacTTTACTTAAAAGTTTTTTGAACGGTGCAaatagataatgcatgaataattttttcctctatacaaagtaaatcatataaaaattaacaacaacaaacatgtctgatgaacaaaacaaatattataaaagaataaccaacaaacatacatcactaatagttaatttattgatatcaaccatcaatatcatgtcaagactatattttttcccgtgtttggatttgtcgactccaatatagcggtctataactatctttacttgcaacaacctttatttttttagtactatataaacagcattcacttatcgttgcagaagaacgacacctccgagttagaaatcgagcaaaagaACTATCAGCAGAGAGAGGTAAGCCggttgtagtattgagagagaggaggttgtgtttagatgattcaaaaccctacgatcgataagggtatttataggtgcagagagatttgtgtgctactctttcccataattaaataatctgaaataaaatcagattaaaactttcaagctactatattccataaataatttgtatttcccataattaaatattctgaaacaaaatcagattataacttgtattttccaaaattaaataatctgaaacaaaatcagattaaaactttcaacaaactatattccataaataatttgaaacaaaatcagattctaaaacttgcttctaatatactcgaaattaaaaaagatagttctaatttttgatatttttcatccaaaaatttcagaaaattagaaaaatagaacagagcgatgtgagagcctccacctacacgcccctcgcttctcctttatataagtatattgatgattgaaaaATCATAATCGCACGGTTTGGTGTAGTCATACTTTTTAAAAACCGAATAAATTGGAATAGATTTCAGCTTAATCAGttgcttaaaaaatattttgatggGATTATGGGAACAATAAATCGAACAGTCCgaacaacatataatatatatttatatcataactagcttataacccgtacGCTGCACAAttacttataatatttgttattttattgtatattttatatatattgtctAAGTTGTAATTGCAAATTTAATttctaattatatctatttttgatgtAGTAGTGctcattaattaatattattttttaataaatcatgaattttaggCTCATtcacaatataatatataatatattaaaatttttagatttaaatgatttttttttaacttctgaTATACCTAATCaatttttagctaaaaaattTTGATGGTGTGAGTTGTTCTAACATCAATAACCTTCTTTTCCAAATGGAGAACCAAGGGAGAGCGAGTATATTATTAGTAGAATTTTGTAGTGTACTGATATTTGATGGCTGATTCAGAATGTAGGCGTGTTAATGTCCAATGAAAATAACGCTAAAATGAGGTAATATTTCGTCGGATGAGACTCtaataatcatcaattatatcaaaaatttaaaattaaaatatcaatctCTTTCTCCCACTGATGATATATCGCAAGACTCGTGTGTCAGAAACCGGATCCTTGATACTTTACTGGATTCAGATGCCACCAGGTAGAGCTGTagttcgagtcgggcggctcgcgagctcgcccggctcgaactcgtttaaatGGGCtaaactcgactcgactcgttaaatgAGCCGAATTCGGAGAAAAGCTtaggctcgtttaactaaacgagccaGCTCGACTCGTCTCGTGAAagtaaacgagccgagttcgggtagaaaCTTgagctcgattaagtgtaaaattatatgaGCTGAGCCGGGCTCGACTCGACTtgtgaaattaaccgagtcgagttcgggcaaagatttaggctcgattagttcaTCAAGcgggctcggctcgactcaaTTAAACTTGactcgaattaggctcggctcgaaatTCGCCCGACTCGGATTGAATTACAATCCTACCACTAAGGTCCTTTTAAACTCTTCAACGTCAGCTTCAATGTTTAAAACTCCGACAACGATTAAAATAACAATCTCAGTTACAAAGTGTTActctatatattataatcaattaattGGTACTAATCAGTATCGACAATGATTAGCAGTCGTTTTCTGATTTAGCATTTGGTCTAAACAGCACTGTTATTTCCCCCTCATACGACTCAAAACTCAGAGAGTTTACCATGAAgtgaaaaaacaaacaaaaaagatGATTTACTCGCCAAAAGTCCAAAAAACCTTGTCCAATATACAACCTACCTGTTTCTTGCTTATCACATCTAGTAGATGTCCTGGTTAATTTCACTTATATCATGTGGATATGTAATAAATTAAGgatcaaaatgaagatgaagaataGGAAAAAGGTGAAAATGGGAAGTTTCACATCAGTTTATCCTTTTTTAGAGTGCAATTGTGAATCAGGTAGGATGTGCTAGGGTGAAAACTATCATACTAAACTGTGACTAAACATGTCCTTGACCCAAGATTGAACTAAATATATCCCGAGATTTGGAGATACTATCTATCAAGTGGTGCCATTTCGTTCTGATAAACCAAATGGTCAGTTATGAGCATGATTGGATAGCCAAGTGCCGAGTTTATCCATTGTTGTCCCGGGCGGCAGGCTCACTCGCCCTTTATAAGGCATATAAGCCAAAATAAAAAGAACCTGATGGGTCAGTTCACTGGAATTTGACATAATTATTCATAGCATAAAATCTAAAAATGTCAAGATTCAGTGCAATTTACTGGATTTATATGCTACATCAAACCTTAAAACAGAAAATTGGGTACCATACACTTGGTATAAATTTACACAGGACAATAGGACATACATTTCATGAAATTTGCAATACCAATAGAAACAAAGGTTTTGTCGACTATAACCAAAACAGCGGACTGTTCGTGACAATATTTTTGTATACTGATAATTGATATCATTTCTTAAATTTAATCAATGTATAAAGGATGTGAAGACAGTTTCAACTTTCAAGTTCAAGTAGCGCTGTTCAGTCTACTTCTACATCTGGTTCAATCTTATAAACGATGTGATAGACTAGAGATAGAAATTGTTCAGACATCGGCTATATACTGTTACAACTACAACAAGGCCTTTTCTACTACTGCAGTCATGTGAAGATATACGCATTGGTCATTGAAAGTTTAGGGGATTCGGGATAGACCTGTTTGTGGAATAAATTTGCCTAAATTTTCGTAAAGGACAAATTCACAAGTAGcagtattcacataatattaataCTAGTTCAAATTTGATGAACAATGAAATTGGCCAAGAACTCTGAATCTGGAGACTAGTTCAGTCGGAAGCTTTgaaaaaatcctaaaattttCACTTCACAATGAGAAGGATTATATCAACAAGATTGGTCATCATCACTCTTCCTAAAATTGCCCTGCGGAAGAGAAGAGAAGTGACCTGATCCTTCCAAGAGACGATCAATATAATTGATCTTGAATTAATCTTAGACAGGGTAGCTTTATCTTTAGGATTCTTGGGAGAGTTCATGTGCAGGGAACACTGTTGTGCTCATGACATTTTTTCTTATAGCCTATGAGTCTAAGACAATTGAAGATCTCCCTAATACTTAGTTCCAGCTCAAAGATTTTGAAGAGAAATTCCATTCTAAGAATAAATATGTATTCAAATATTTCCCTACTAACAATATTCATGACAAATCAAATGCTTTTTTATCAGGTGACAAATCAAATTCTTGTTTAACTAGAAAACTGAGAATTTTAAATAACTTATTCAAACTTTTAAGATAATGCTTCTTTGCTACGAACTTACAGGGGAACCATAGGACCAACGAATAGCaccttcttcttcatctcaggAAGGAAAACTAATGTAGGTGTATAACTAAAACAATCTGCTGAGGGAAATCCATGACAGCCGAGAAAGCTTGTAATCACTTTTGCCTCCGGATCATAGCAGAAAAGTTTACCCTGATCATCAAACATTATCTCACCACCATATAAATATCCCTTAAACCCCCGCACACTTGGAAAATCAGAATTGATTGGTTCCATGGTGTACATCTTAATCCAAATGCCAGAAACCTCGTCCAGGTAATGTAGATCCACAGAGCCAACTACACTCTGTTTTTCATTATAGACCAAGACAGCAGGACAATCCTTTAAATTCACAAGATCAATCTTTTTTCCACGTACGgtgtcgtgatcaaattcaggCAACAACCTAAACTCATTCGTTTCAACCTCAAACTTAACTAGAGTGGCATTGCCGTTATCCCTTTCTGCCGTGTTACTCGCGTACCTCCAATACGGGCAATTTCGGATGATATTAGTGGGAGTGAGCACTGTGATTCCAGCCTCAAACATATTATTCCTAAGAAAATTATTCCTAGGAAACACAGAATCAGGTAAAACCAGTTCAGTCCACGAATTCGAACTAGACGAGTAAACAGCACCTTTCATTGTACTATAGGAAAGATAGCAAGCTACAATCTTATATTCGTCTCTAACATGATCCCAACCAAATCCTAGAATTCGAGTACAAAAATCATCACGTCGAggtatatcattaaaataaggTGCAAGATATGTATCCTTAATTTTACCAATAGCAGGATTACATATGAAGAACCTGTCGAATTTCGAAACACAGACTAAGCCATTAACCGAACCAAGCAGATAATTTACGAACAAAGGAAACACACGGGTACCAGTTTGTTTGAAAGTCTGATCCGAAGAGGAGAGGATCCGAAGTGTACTTGAATACAAAGCTACGAGATGATTAGCATGGTCGTTAGGGTTTTGTTTCATGTTACGGGCAATGTGTGCTTGCATGAAATCTGGGTCGTGCAGAACAGATTCCCATGATTTACAAACGGCTTGGGATCGTACAAGAGATTTCACGGGAAGTCGAATAAGTATCTCCTCCCTGGTTATTTCTTCCGGGAGAGACACCTGTGATTTTTTTCCCCTGCCACATATTGGATCCATACCCGATCAGTCCCTAGTTGTCGAACAAAAGCTCATCTTGTCCATTATTTATAGGCGATCTAGGtttcttaattaattacgaaaaaGGTATTACAtttcacaataaaattttaattacagtattatcttatttcaccaattcatatttaataacaaaaaaaatatttttcttcgtGTCAGGCTCATAAATCTCATGGTATTTTACTACTTTTaagtaaattaatttaatgtgACAAAAAAGAAGTAAATTAATTTAAGggttaacaaacaaaaaaatcatTGGACTCATGACCAATTTATAATTAGATCACTGAAGTCAAAAAAACTTATAAGCGTATTACAAaactagatttaacttgcagtAAACTAACTGAATTAATAAATTTGCATTTAGTTTTTTCATTTACGGTAGTAAATCTGCTCTTCTAGTCGAATATTTCGAATATGCGGGCTCCTTGTCAGAACTCGATGCGGCTCATCTTCAAAAAAATTTCGAGATTGTAATTCACAGTTATAATTCGTCTTTGGAGATCTCATTGTCATTTCTGGAATAGATGCTCACATTCACAAATCGGACTTTCCTTTCTGGCCATATTTATGATCAActatttgtgtttattttttttgtgattgaATGATAGTCCCCTCCTCTGTTGCCAAATGTTGaggtataagagcatctccaaccctcaCAAGCTTTTAGCTAAAAGTCTATGTGgctttccaaaattaaattttatagccaATGTTCACAAAAAATCGAAATCCAACCACAGCAACCCCTtgtgtataattatagccatccccctatggatggctatatttgtcgatccgctacagatctgtagcgaattccacgtcatctcccgcaatttattttccttgttcacactgattacatattatttattactatattaaactcatatattctatttataacaatctaaatattaataacatattatttttaaattatagccaatcaatatagccagtaccgttgaagcaaaatgtcttacaggttcagcaaattttacataatatcttacagattcaatttagccaacgattatagccaacaccgttggagatgctctaagtagaaatataaaatttttctcACTAATCTCTCACTATTACAAGGATTTTCTTCTCTTAATTTCCAAACATTTGCTATGTCCTTTTCTTTATTTATAGCTGGTTTCTGCCCTATTCTTCGGACTTAGGCCTGTTGCTGAGCTGAAACTAGTTGTTGGATTTTGGCCCAACATCGTTGcttcttcaaaaacaaatattcGAACTCTTTACTTATCCTACTAAGTACTATCAAATAgtaataacaatttaaaataattaagaaaaactCAAATACAGGGCAAAAGTGAAAAAAAGTTCaagtaattttgaattattgttggTATATTACAGGGTGTAtgggcaaacttaaaaaaatgacttcttgcttaaagtaaaaaaatgaattagaaGTAAGAAGTTCTTAAGTTAATAAAGCGTTTGTAAAAGAAGTAGAAACTCAAAGAGACGTAGGAGGTGTTTGGCAACTCCTTAAGCCAGCTTCTgcatttataagttagaaacacttacttcgtaccgtttgtgtaaaaaatcaagaactACTTATAAAAAGCCAAGAATACtggcttttgtttcatgacttgtacttttttttcaaacattttaatcactcgtaagtcttaatt of Daucus carota subsp. sativus chromosome 3, DH1 v3.0, whole genome shotgun sequence contains these proteins:
- the LOC108212255 gene encoding F-box/kelch-repeat protein At3g23880-like encodes the protein MDPICGRGKKSQVSLPEEITREEILIRLPVKSLVRSQAVCKSWESVLHDPDFMQAHIARNMKQNPNDHANHLVALYSSTLRILSSSDQTFKQTGTRVFPLFVNYLLGSVNGLVCVSKFDRFFICNPAIGKIKDTYLAPYFNDIPRRDDFCTRILGFGWDHVRDEYKIVACYLSYSTMKGAVYSSSSNSWTELVLPDSVFPRNNFLRNNMFEAGITVLTPTNIIRNCPYWRYASNTAERDNGNATLVKFEVETNEFRLLPEFDHDTVRGKKIDLVNLKDCPAVLVYNEKQSVVGSVDLHYLDEVSGIWIKMYTMEPINSDFPSVRGFKGYLYGGEIMFDDQGKLFCYDPEAKVITSFLGCHGFPSADCFSYTPTLVFLPEMKKKVLFVGPMVPL